The Gemmatimonadota bacterium DNA window CCACCGCACCGTATGTCGCTGCGCGGGACGAGCTCGCGACGCTCTTCGATCGGATGGTGGCGCTGCGGACGACGATGGCCACCAACGCAGGCTTCGCCGACTATCGCGACTACGTCTTCGCCGCCAAGTGCCGCTTCGATTACACGCCGGCCGATTGCGAACGGCTGCACGAGGCGATTGCCGAGACGGTTGGGCCGGCGCTGTTGCGCGCGCTCGCGGCGCGGCGCGAGCGCCTCGGCCTCGACGCGATCCGCCCCTGGGACCTCGCCGTCGATCCGTGGCGCGCCGCGCCGCCGGTGCCCTACCAGACCATCGCGGAGCTGCAGGAGGGGGCGGCGCGGATCTTTGCGGCCGTCGATCCGGTGCTGGGCGGACAGTTCCGAACGATGATGACCGAGGGGCTGCTCGATCTCGAGTCGCGCACCGGCAAGGCGCCGGGTGGCTACTGCGACACGCTGCATGCACGGGGCCGGCCCTTCGTCTTCATGAACGCCGCTGGCGTGCCCGAAGACGTCACCACCTTGTTGCACGAAGCGGGGCACTGCTTCCACGCGTTCGCGTCGCATGCGCTGCCGTTCATCTGGCAGCGGCATCCCGGGGCGGAGTCGGCCGAGCTCGCCTCGATGTCGATGGAACTCCTCGCGGCACCGCACCTGGGGCAACCGACGGGCTATTACGATGGCCCCGACGCCGTGTCGGCACGTTTGGAGCACCTCGAAGACATCCTGATTTCGCTGGCCCACATTGCGTCGGTCGATGCATTCCAGTCGTGGATCTACACCTCGCCCGATGGCGCGGATGGGGTCGCCCGAGATCAGGCGTGGCTGCGGCTGCGCGAGCGCTTCGAGCCGGGCACCGATTGGAGCGGGCTGGAGCCCGAGCGCATCGCCCGCTGGTACCGCCAGCTCCACATCTTCCTCTACCCGTTCTACTACATCGAATACGGGATGGCGCAGATCGGGGCACTCCAGGTTTGGCGGAACGCGCGCCGCGACCCCGTCGAGGCCGTTGCCGCCTATCGGCGCTTTCTCGCGTTGGGGGCAACCCGGCCGCTGCCGGAGCTGTATCGGGCCGCCGGTGTCGAGCTGACCTTCGACAAGGCGGTCCTGGCGGAGCTGGTGGCCATGGTGGAGGAGGAAATGGCCGTCCTTCGGGCGATGTTGCCCCGGGGCGGCTGAGCGTTCAGGCGTCGCGGCCATTGCGCCCACCCCGTCGGGACGCCATTTTTGGCCGTTGGGCCCGAATCGGCCCACTGTTGGTATCCCACGGGACCGGAGATTGGATGGCGAAGGAAGAAGGGATTGAAATGGAGGGCGTGGTGCAGGAAGTCCTGCCAGACCGCAACTATCGGGTACTGCTCGAGAACGGCCACACCATCCTCGCCTACGCGGCCGGGAAGATGTCGAAGTTCAAGATCCGCGTGCTCGAGGGCGACCGCGTCTCCGTGGTCCTCTCCCCGTATGACCTGACCCGTGGCCGGGTGGTCTACCGCCACAAGTAGTGAACTGCCGGTGGGTGCCCTGCCTGCCGGTCAGGTCCCGAGGATGCGCGCCGCGAGGCGCGCCAAGTCGCTCCCCCGTCGCCGCGCACCCTTCAACACCGCTTCCTCCAGCGCACTCCGGAACTCCCCGGCCGACGCATAGCGTGCCTCGACGTCATTGCGCATGGCGCGACTGAGCACGTCCGCGACGCCCTCCGGGA harbors:
- a CDS encoding M3 family oligoendopeptidase yields the protein MTWTPLPDTAAGFADATWADLAARYAELAAAPIDATTLEPWLARWSRLDELVTEAASLAMIAYTCDTADTTKEAAHLRFSTEILPQLEEAEVALAKKLVAVGTDRPDFVTTLRRFRTAIEIFREANVPLVAEAEGLAAKYQQITGTMMAPWDGAQVPLPRLSPFLKSADRSVREAAWRASTAPYVAARDELATLFDRMVALRTTMATNAGFADYRDYVFAAKCRFDYTPADCERLHEAIAETVGPALLRALAARRERLGLDAIRPWDLAVDPWRAAPPVPYQTIAELQEGAARIFAAVDPVLGGQFRTMMTEGLLDLESRTGKAPGGYCDTLHARGRPFVFMNAAGVPEDVTTLLHEAGHCFHAFASHALPFIWQRHPGAESAELASMSMELLAAPHLGQPTGYYDGPDAVSARLEHLEDILISLAHIASVDAFQSWIYTSPDGADGVARDQAWLRLRERFEPGTDWSGLEPERIARWYRQLHIFLYPFYYIEYGMAQIGALQVWRNARRDPVEAVAAYRRFLALGATRPLPELYRAAGVELTFDKAVLAELVAMVEEEMAVLRAMLPRGG
- the infA gene encoding translation initiation factor IF-1, yielding MAKEEGIEMEGVVQEVLPDRNYRVLLENGHTILAYAAGKMSKFKIRVLEGDRVSVVLSPYDLTRGRVVYRHK